Below is a genomic region from Mycobacteriales bacterium.
GGCGTGGTTTTCGACAACCGTGAGCACCTGCTGCCGGCCGAGCCGACCGGCTACTACCGGGAGTACACCGTGATCACGCCGGGGGAGTCCGACCGCGGACCGCGGCGCATCATCCATGGCCGCGGCGGGCAGTTCTACTACACCGCTAACCACTACGTCTCGTTCGTGCATGTGGACCCGGACCGATGACGTTCACCGGACCGGGGGTCTACCGCATCGACGACGGGGTCGCCGAGGCGGTCGCAGCCGCGACCGCGCACGGACTGAGGCCGTACGTCGTCGCCGAGCAGTCGTCGAAGGCCGGGTTCCTCGACGCCGTCGCCGCGGCGCTGTCCTTCCCGGGCTGGTTCGGCCGCAACCTCGACGCGCTGGCCGACAGCGTCGGTGACCTGTCCTGGCTCCCGCCCGGTCCGCTGGCCCTGGTGTGGGAACGGCCGGCGGCCCTGGGCGCGGCCGACCCGGCGACCGACGCCGCCGTCCGCGAGATCCTGGCGCAGGCGGTCGAGGAGTCGCGGGACGGGCCGCGTCCGTTGACCGTCCTGCTGACCGACCGGTGACCCGCTCTCAGAGTTCGGCCGCCCATTGCGGCGGCCGCTTCTCGCGGAATGCCGCAATCCCTTCCTGCCCCTCGGCGGACGCGAACCGCCGGGCCGACACGGCGGACATCGCCGCGAACTCCTCGGCCAGGGCCGGCGCACTCGCCTCCCGCAGCAGGCGTTTGGTCTCGGCCAGCGCCTCGGGTCCGCCGCGGGCGAGAAGGTCGACGTAGCGTCCGACCGCCGACTCGACGGCACCGTCGTCGACGGCCTCGGTGACCAGGCCGATCTGGACGGCCCGGTCGCCGTCGAAGACCGCACCGGTCAGGAAGAGTTCCTGCACGGCGCGCGGCGCGATCCGCGGCAGCACCGTCGGCGCGATGGTCGCCGGTACGACGCCGATCCGCACCTCGCTGAAGGCGAACGTCGCCGACCGCGCCGCCACGGCGATGTCACTGGCCGCGATGAGGCCGAGACCGCCGGCCCGGGCCGCGCCGCCGACCTGAGCGACGACCGGTTTCGGCGATTCCCATACCGCCTGCAGGATGCGGGGCAGGTCGGTGACCGGCATGCTCGCCGCGTCGCCGCGGGCCTCGGTCAGGTCCATCCCGGAGCAGAAGACGGGCCCGGCGTGGGCGAGCACGATCACCCGCACCTGCGGATCGGAACCCGCCCGGGCCAGCAGGTCGCCGAGC
It encodes:
- a CDS encoding barstar family protein, encoding MTFTGPGVYRIDDGVAEAVAAATAHGLRPYVVAEQSSKAGFLDAVAAALSFPGWFGRNLDALADSVGDLSWLPPGPLALVWERPAALGAADPATDAAVREILAQAVEESRDGPRPLTVLLTDR
- a CDS encoding enoyl-CoA hydratase-related protein; translation: MADELVHYDVRRGTALLTLDSPANRNALSRALMARLGDLLARAGSDPQVRVIVLAHAGPVFCSGMDLTEARGDAASMPVTDLPRILQAVWESPKPVVAQVGGAARAGGLGLIAASDIAVAARSATFAFSEVRIGVVPATIAPTVLPRIAPRAVQELFLTGAVFDGDRAVQIGLVTEAVDDGAVESAVGRYVDLLARGGPEALAETKRLLREASAPALAEEFAAMSAVSARRFASAEGQEGIAAFREKRPPQWAAEL